One window from the genome of Cucumis melo cultivar AY chromosome 10, USDA_Cmelo_AY_1.0, whole genome shotgun sequence encodes:
- the LOC103489065 gene encoding hydroxyproline O-galactosyltransferase GALT6 yields MKRGKFDVMVSRNRIRLLQILMGLVFLYLLFMSFEIPLVYRTGFGSVSGDGTLGFTSDALPRPFLLESEEEMGDKDAPRRPSDDPFRISHGSPHRTPERRMREFRKVSGLVFDESTFDRNASKGEFSELQKAAKHAWVVGKKLWEELESGKIELKPKAKTENQSESCPHSITLSGSEFEAQGRIMELPCGLTLWSHITVVGTPRWAHSEQDPKISILKEGDDSVMVSQFMMELQGLKTVDGEDPPRILHFNPRLKGDWSAKPVIEQNTCYRMQWGTALRCEGWKSRADEETVDGQVKCEKWIRDDDSRSEESKVIWWLNRLIGRTKKVMIDWPYPFVEGRLFVLTVSAGLEGYHINVDGRHITSFPYRTGFVLEDATGLSVNGDIDVHSLFAASLPTAHPSFAPQKHMEMLTQWKAPPIPKTNVELFIGILSAGNHFAERMAVRKSWMQHRLIRSSLAVARFFVAMHGRKEVNSELKKEAEYFGDIVIVPYMDNYDLVVLKTIAICEYGVRTVAAKYIMKCDDDTFVRVDAVIGEARKVQAGRSLYVGNMNYHHKPLRHGKWAVTYEEWPEEDYPAYANGPGYILSSDIAEYIVSEFEKHKLRLFKMEDVSMGMWVEQFNSSKPVEFLHSLRFCQFGCIEDYLTAHYQSPRQMMCLWDKLMQQRKPQCCNMR; encoded by the exons ATGAAACGGGGGAAATTTGATGTAATGGTATCAAGAAATCGAATCAGGTTGCTGCAAATTTTGATGGGTTTGGTGTTTTTGTATCTACTTTTCATGAGTTTTGAAATCCCGTTGGTGTATCGAACCGGATTTGGGTCGGTGTCTGGTGATGGAACGTTGGGTTTCACAAGCGATGCTTTGCCGAGGCCGTTTTTGCTTGAAAGTGAAGAAGAAATGGGGGATAAAGATGCCCCTCGTAGACCTTCTGATGATCCCTTTCGGATTTCTCATGGCTCGCCGCATCGGACACCGGAGAGACGAATGCGTGAGTTCAGGAAAGTTTCGGGTTTAGTGTTTGATGAAAGCACTTTTGATCGTAATGCTAGTAAGGGAGAGTTCTCCGAGCTTCAAAAAGCGGCTAAACATGCTTGGGTAGTGGGGAAGAAGCTATGGGAGGAGCTGGAGTCGGGGAAGATTGAGCTTAAACCTAAAGCGAAGACGGAGAATCAGTCGGAGTCGTGTCCACATTCGATTACGCTTTCTGGATCCGAATTTGAGGCACAGGGTCGGATTATGGAGCTCCCCTGTGGCTTGACGCTTTGGTCGCATATTACTGTGGTGGGGACTCCTCGTTGGGCTCACTCGGAACAGGATCCCAAGATTTCAATCTTGAAGGAAGGGGATGATTCAGTGATGGTATCACAGTTTATGATGGAGTTGCAAGGGCTGAAGACTGTGGATGGTGAAGACCCACCAAGAATACTTCATTTCAATCCAAGGTTGAAGGGAGATTGGAGTGCGAAGCCTGTAATTGAACAGAACACTTGTTATAGGATGCAATGGGGCACTGCTTTGAGATGTGAGGGATGGAAATCCAGGGCAGATGAAGAAACTG TTGACGGGCAGGTAAAATGTGAGAAGTGGATTCGTGATGATGATAGCCGTTCTGAAGAATCGAAGGTAATATGGTGGTTAAATAGGTTAATAGGACGAACCAAGAAGGTGATGATCGATTGGCCATATCCTTTTGTGGAGGGAAGACTATTTGTTCTAACTGTGAGTGCTGGGCTGGAAGGTTACCATATCAATGTTGATGGAAGGCATATCACTTCTTTTCCATATCGCACT GGGTTTGTTCTGGAGGATGCCACTGGGTTATCTGTAAATGGCGATATTGATGTGCACTCTTTATTTGCTGCTTCCTTACCCACTGCACATCCTAGCTTTGCACCACAGAAGCATATGGAGATGTTGACCCAATGGAAAGCCCCTCCGATTCCCAAAACAAATGTGGAGCTTTTCATTGGCATCCTTTCTGCTGGCAATCATTTTGCAGAAAGAATGGCAGTTAGGAAGTCTTGGATGCAGCATAGGCTAATCAGATCTTCACTAGCCGTAGCTCGGTTTTTTGTGGCAATG CACGGAAGAAAGGAAGTAAATAGTGAGTTAAAGAAAGAAGCAGAATATTTTGGGGATATTGTCATTGTTCCATACATGGATAACTATGACCTTGTTGTACTGAAGACAATTGCAATCTGTGAATATGGG GTTCGCACTGTGGCTGCTAAATATATCATGAAGTGTGATGACGATACATTTGTCAGAGTGGATGCAGTGATCGGTGAAGCTCGCAAGGTTCAAGCCGGCAGGAGCCTTTATGTTGGAAATATGAACTATCACCACAAACCTCTTCGTCATGGAAAATGGGCAGTGACATATGAG GAATGGCCAGAAGAAGATTACCCAGCTTACGCAAATGGACCAGGTTACATTCTATCATCCGACATTGCAGAGTATATTGTATCTGAATTTGAAAAGCACAAGTTAAGG TTATTCAAGATGGAAGATGTGAGCATGGGAATGTGGGTGGAGCAGTTCAACAGTTCAAAGCCAGTTGAATTTCTTCATAGTCTAAGGTTTTGCCAGTTTGGATGCATTGAAGATTATTTAACTGCACACTACCAATCTCCTAGACAGATGATGTGTTTGTGGGATAAGTTGATGCAGCAAAGAAAGCCACAGTGCTGCAACATGAGATGA